TAAAAGTTAACAAATTTCACACTTAAAGATTACACAAGAATCGACGTTTGTAAAATCGAACAAGCTTTGACTCAACATGCCCTGTTTATACCAATTGGCATTATCTTTCAGGGCAAAGCCAGTTAAAAACCGCTTCGAGATCGGTAAATGAATGATCAGCAAGACTTAAATCTTGTTTATTAGAGTGCATATTTGGCACGACAACCGCGGTTAACCCGGCTTCTTTGGCGGAGGTGAGTCCTGTACAGGTGTCTTCTATTGCCACGGCTTCGTGTGGCGCAATGTTTAGCGCAGCGAGCGCTTTACGATAAGGTTCTGGATGAGGCTTTGGCTGTTCGACATCGTCTTTGCACACAATGACAGAGAATAACTCTAGTAACCGATAATGTTGTAAAACAGGAAGCGCTTCTGCTTTGCTACTTCCTGTCACGAGTGCGATTGGACAACGCGCTGAGGTTAATTCAACCACTTGCTTTGCAAAATGCATTAACTTAGGGAGTACTTCCGCAGCGGTTGCGACAAAGACAACATTTTTTTCATCACATAAATCGCGGGCAGAAGGCGCAAGTTGGTGCCTTTCTTTAAGAATATGCGCGGTTTTAAGCGTTGGCACACCAGAAAACTCATCACAAAAATCATGCTCCGTATAAGTAACCAGATACGGGGCTAACACCTTCATCCAACTTTGGTAATGGAGTGCTTCTGAATCAACTAATGTACCGTCAAAATCAAATAAAACTGCCTGAAAACGCATTTACACTCCTTAATTTGGTTGTATTAATTAACCGTTGATCCCTGCTGGTGGCTCAGCAGTAGCTTCTTCACCGCTATCAACTTCAACTAATGTATAGCCTCGTGGCTGTCTAATCACTTTTAGAATTGGCTTATCGAAAGCTGACTTCAGTCTATCTGCATCCGCTTGCAATTCTTCCATCGAACGACCAAAAGGTGCAGCCCCTGTTTCAGACCAATTCGTTACCTTACCATTTAAGTTATATTCCACTTCATGGATTTGATATAAAGCCGCTTCGTCTTTCGTTGCTTCACAATATATCACTCGATAATTCCAAAAACCTGACATATCCACTCCTAACATAAAAATTTCATTAAAAAGCCCGCTTAATGCGGGCTTTAGTTACTCTATTATAATCACTGTAGCGTGAATTAGAAGAATTTCACTTTGAATTCAGCACCAATGAAGCGTGCTTCATTTAGCATACCGGTGTTGTTATTGAAATCTACACCACCGATAACCACTTGCTCGTCAAATAGGTTACGAACAAAAGCAGATACTTCATATTCGTTATCGCCTTCAGACCACATATAACCAGCACGTAGACCTGTTTCAAACAACGCTTCACCTTCAAACTCTACTGATTTATACAAGAAGAAGTCGATCTCGCTACGGTAAGACATGTCACCATATACGAAGAACTCGCCGTTTTCTAACTCTTTCGTGTAGCGAAGAGTTGCGTTTGCAATCCACTCAGGAGCGTGAGGTAGGCTGTTACCGTCCAAAATTGCTCGAGCTTCTGGACCGTTAGCACCCTCAATTATATAGGTTGGGTCCGTCACGGTACACTGCGCACAAACAGCTACTGCTAAGTTATTATCTTCCAACTCAGTTTTGTTATAGCTTAGGTTAAACGTTGCATTTAGCTCATCCGTTAACACCCACTCTGTATCGAGTTCGAAACCATAACCAGTTGTTTTATCAGCATTCACTAAGCGGTTGAAATTCGATCCACCACCTACAGCCGTTAGCTGTTGGTCATCCATCTGATAGTAAAATACCGTCGCGTTTACGCGGCCTTGGCCATCAAGTACATCAGACTTAATACCAGCCTCAATCGAGTTGGTAGTTTCTGACTTAGCGACAGTCACTTCATCACCGAACAAAATACGACCTTGAACACTTGGTGCACGGAAACCGTTAGCCACGCGACCAAACAAGTTTACGTCATCAGTTAGCTTGTAAGTGGCACTTAAATCCCAACTTACGTGGCTATCGCTTGGATTAGCGGTGCCATCAAGTACGTCAGGAGAACCATTCCAAGGCGTTGGGTTTTTAGTACGCTGAGCATAAAACTCTTTCTCATCGTCAGAATAACGCAGACCAGCAGTTACTTTTAAATCATCAGATACAGTGTAATCAAAAGAGCCGAATACCGCCCATGCCGATGTATCTTGATCTTGGTAAGCGTAACCATTTTGCACGCCATATTGGGCATACGCAGCATCATAACCATTCGTATCGAAGCTGTAGCTTTCAATCATGAGATCTTCTTCAAATAAGAAAAGACCTACCTGATAGTTATAGTCGCCAGAGAAGTTGCTTGATAAACGAAGCTCTTGCGTATATTGGTTGTGCTCAGGAATAACATCAGCTGTTTCAGAAGTGAAAATAATCAAACCAGGACCTGAAACGCCAGCACTATTTGGGCCGTAACCACCATCAACGTCTGCACGAGAGTAGATTTCAGCACTTTCCCAAGCAGTAATTGATGTTATAGTATGCTCAGATAAATCCCATTCAAGCTTTAAACTTAAACCTTGAGTCTCTACTTGCTGCGTTGAACGAGAAGCCGCATCGTGATAAACCACATCGTTATCGTACAATGGGTTAATATTGTTTGTGCCTTTCTCGATTAGATTCGCACGAAATGCAATTGGACGACCATCTAAGTCGCGATAGTGGTAGTTAAGTAGGCCGTTAAAATCATCGCCTTCATATAGGAATTGAACACGAACAGCTTGCTCGCTGTAACCACCTAGAGAATCTTCTTTCTCGAAGCCTGGCGCTTTTACATCGATATAATCTTCTTGTTCCTGCCACAATGCAGAAATACGCGTTGATACACGGTCAGTTACTGAGCCGCCTACTGCGCCTTCAAAGTCTACCGCACCGCGGCTACCATAAGAAACAGCAGCATAGCCATCAAACTCTTGGCTTGGTCTAACTGTGTCAAATTTAACAAGACCTGCTGGCGTGTTGCGACCGAATAGCGTGCCCTGAGGACCACGTAATACTTCAATACGTGCAATATCGAATACAGGGAAGCCTTTTAGAATAGGGTTTTCTTGAACCACTTCATCAACAACCAAAGATACAGGTTGAGAAGCATTTAGATCGAAGTCTGTGTTACCTAATCCACGTACGTAAAAACGTGGGAAAGTACGACCAAACGAAGATTCTACTGATAAACTTGGGATCTTCGCATTCATAAAGCGAATGTCCATACCCGCTGAGCTGTAAGCATTCAAGTTATCACCTTGAAGCGCTGAAACAGACACAGGTACTTCCTGCGCGTTTTCAACACGTTTACGTGCGGTAATTTGAATAACTTCTAGTTGATTTTTTTTGGCTTGCTCTTCTTCAGCAAGTGCAGAAAATGAAGTACCTGCCACAGCAGAGAACAACGTAGCATTAATAAGGGTAGCTAACGTAGATCTTTTCATTGCTTTCATGTTGGTTTTCGACCTTTTAGTGCACTCTTTGTTCAACGGTTTAAAATTTGGGCGCCGTTTCACTTAGGCGTGAACGTTCAATTTTTCGCGATTTGAATATAATAACGCGGACCTTACAGTCGAGAGTGCGATACAACTTTGTAAGGCTGAACGAGACGGCGGTAATTATAGCAGGTAATTTCTACTTTGCTTTATAAACCGAACTAAAAAATCAATTTTTTTGCAACTTTCAGCGACGTTAGCTGACAGTTTACGACATTTAGCAACAAAAAACACAAAAAGGCGGACAATTGTCCTTTAAACTTAATGGTATATAAGTTCCAAAAAACAACTTTACCGATAACAGAACCATAACACAGTGGTCGAAACTGTGCCGGTTACCTAAACAATACAAATTTGCGCCCAAACAAACGTATTGACCATATCGGAAACCATGATTGCAATGCCAATGATATGACACCGGTGTAATGATAAAGTTCAAACAAAATTAAAAAGAGGACATTAGACCGATTAAAGGGAAGTTTTAGCCTTTCTATGTTAATTATGAATAAAAGGTTTAAGGTAACTGCATCGATGTGAATTCAGCGCGGCCAGTCTGTTCATTGTATTCAATTATAGCTACCGCGGCAGTCGAGAAGATAGGCATTGTATCCGGGCACAAACGGTCTACCAAGTAACTAACTATTGGCATATGTGCGACTAAAATCCAGGTTTGGTGTGTTGGATACATAGAGATAAGTGTTTCTAAATAATCGATAGCCGTGTGTGCGGATCCACTCGGTACTATGTCTGAACAGGTTTCAACAAATTTGGGAGTTTGAAGTGCAAGCACTTGCTCCGCGGTTTGCTGCGCTCTGGTAAACGGACTGATTAAAGCGGCATCTATCTCAAAGTACTGTTTCAACCACAGCCCCATATCCTTGGCTTGCTTTAGGCCATGCTCGGTTAAGTTTCTACTCGCATCATCAGCCTGCATAGGCTCAGCCTCACCATGACGCATTATCAAGATAGTCTTCATACTGTTCAGCACCTTCTATTTATATCATCCTACATATATTTACTTAAGCGCGATGAGATCCGCATTTAAACTATTGTCGCTAATGGTCTTTCCCTTTTGTACCACTCACAACAGCGGATCTTATGCTTGCTGACTTCTCAATATATGCAGCTGGATATTATTTTCTTCTAAACCGGTAGCTATCTCACTGGTTTGTTCGCTATATTAAAACAAATGAAGGATTAACATGAAATGAAATTCTAATTACCTTCAGTTATCTTTTAACTAATTTATCGGCAGCAGCATATTGAAACTGAGTAATAATGATAGTCGGCAGTACCAATTACTAACACTGGACAATGGTCTTAGAGTCTTGTTGATCAATGACGATTCAACTGCTAAGTGCGCCGTATCATTAACAGTTAATGTCGGCCACTTTGATGACCCAGAAACGCGTCAAGGGATGGCGCACTTTTTGGAGCATATGCTATTCCTTGGTACTGCAGAGCACCCTGATTCAGGTGGCTTTTCTCAATTTATTAGTCAATATGGTGGTCAAAGCAACGCATGGACAGGTACTGAGCATTCAAGCTATTACTTTGACTGCGACGCCGAACAACTAGACGAAGCGTTAGAACGCTTTAGCCAATTCTTTGTGTCTCCACTACTGAGCGAAAGCGATACCGAAAAAGAGCGTGAAGCTATCGATGCCGAGTTTAAGATGAAAATCAAAGATGATGGCCGTCGCATCTATCAAGTTCATAAAGAAACTATCAATCCTCAGCATCCTTTTGCCAAGTTTTCTGTTGGTACCCGAGACACTCTCGCAGATCGTAATGGTAATATCGCCAGTGAATTACGAGCGTTTTTCAATCAATACTATCAGGCCCAATGGATGACTTTGGTGATAGCTGCACCACAACCGCTGGCTACACTTGCGACCTTTTGCTCACCTTTTACAAAAATTGTTGGCAGCAAAGCGCAAAAACCAGCGATCCAAGCGCCTATGTACCGAGAACAAGACCTGCAGCTAGAACTGCAAATAAAGCCTAGAAAACATATGCAAAAACTTATTGTCAGTTTTGCTATGCCCAACCCTACCGATTTATACCGCCATAAAAGTGTGAGCTTTTTAGCCCATTTGTTAGGGTATGAAGGTAAAGGCTCACTGTATTCTATCCTCAAGTCACAAGGTTGGATCAATGCACTATCGGCAGGTGGTGGGATCACGGGCAGTAATTTCAGAGATTTTAATATCAGCTTTGCACTTACCGATGAAGGGATTGAATACTATGAAGACATAGTGGAAATGCTGTTCGAGTACATCGCATTAATTAAGCAAAATACCGCCGCACTACCACGCCTTTATCAAGACAAAAGTACTTTACTGGATATCGCGTTCGATAACCAAGAAGTCGGCCGCATGTTAGACTGGGTAAATTCAATCAGCGTGAATATGCACCACTATGAGGAAGAAGATTTTCTCTATGGTGATTATCGCATGGATGGCTTTTCTCAAGAGCAGCACGAAAAACTACTGATGCATTTGTGCCCTACCAATATGCGCCTTGTGCTTATCCACCCTAACGTGGAGGTAAATAAAAAGGCCAAGTGGTACAACACACCATACAGTGTCTCGCCAATAGCCAAAGATTGGATTGAGTCGCTCTATAATGTGCATATGCCTTTGCCACAAATGTCGCTGCCACTAATTAATCCATACCTCAGCGCAAAAAATCCACTTCATGATGTAGAGAGTGAACAGGATACGCCGATCCGTCTAGCTGATCAGCCTGGATTTGAATTTTGGTTTAAGCAGGATTTGACTTTTAGAGTCACCAAAGGGCATTTTTATCTCGAAATAGATTCCGCCCCGTCCGTCACCTGTCACAAGCATATGGCACTCTCTCGCCTGTTTGCCGATCTCTTTATGGATGCGGTCGCTGAGCGTTTTTATAGCGCAGAATTAGCAGGGCTTAGTTATCATATTAATTCCCATCAAGGTGGCTTAACACTTCACACCGCAGGGCTTACTGGTAATCAAATCACCTTGGTTTTAGAGCTAGTCGAGGCGCTACTGAATCAACCAATCCATGCAGCTCGCTTTGCGGAATATAAAAAGCAACTTATCCGCCATTGGAAGAATCACAATAAGAATAAGCCTGTTAGCGAACTGTTTAGCCGACTTGGTGCGCATTTAATGCCCTGGAACCCAAGTCCTGAAGACTTAGCCAGCGCACTTAAAAGTGCTAGCTTTAACGAATTTCAACTATTTCGAAAGCAGTTTTTTTCAGCCATTCATGTCAAAGCTTTCATGCATGGCAACTGGCAACTAAAACATGCTGAAAAATTAAAAACATCAGTGCACGGGCTATTTTCAAGTAGCGAAATTTTAGAAGATTTAAAACGTCCCTTAAACGAGTTGACGAAATTAACGGAACAACATATCGAACGCGAAGGCAGTGATTATGCCTTCATTGAATATTTTCAATCACGTACCGATTCCGTTAAAGAAAAAGTCACCATGATGGCGATTAATAATCTCATTAATCAAGATTATTTTGAGCAATTAAGAACAAAGGAACAACTTGGTTATTTAGTTGGCGCTGGGTATGCACCATTCAATACACGTGCAGGTATCGCTTTTTATATTCAATCTCCCAACTTTGATAGTGAACACCTACTTGCACGACACAACCAATTTCTTAAGCACTTTTCCAAACAATTGCATCAGCTCGATGAAGTGAGTTGGCAACGTTCGAAAGAAAGCTTGTTGCTACATATATCGGAGCAAGACAAAAATCTAAGGCTAAGGGCGCAGCGTTTGTGGATTTCAATTACCAATGACTTTCACCAGTTTGATATGCAACAAAGATTAATCCAAGCTTTGGCCGACTTGGAATTAGAAGACATCCTTACTTATATAGATAAGATGTTAGAGCCAAATGCTCCACGACTGATTTTAAAGTGTAATTAGCGTTTTAGAGTAAGCAAGGAGTGCTTATCAAACTTTTGAATGCCTAATGAGACTTTTCTCACCTAGTCCAGTCATTTGAGACCTAATCAAAGTTCAAAAAATACGCAACCATACTCGTTAGCACAATGAATTTAATCTGAAACTTTGTTTCGCTGTTGTGAAAAACCGCAATTAACCTGAATTTCCCCTTAATCAACGTTTTCCTTTTGACTACTACAATGGCTTGATTTAGATTAGAGATTGCAGTTATGAATTACGCATTATATGAGCCTAAAAATAAAAACAATAACAATCAATGCACTACTTTTATCACTGACTCCGCATGTAATTTACGCCAGTGACACAAGTGTATTAACAGGTGCCCAGTTAGCTTGGCTCGTACCATGCGTGATTGCTCTGCTCAGCATTCCTTACTTAGTTTGGTCAAATCACCAACTCAAAAAATCCACTCTTCAACTTAAGCACTCAGAACAACGATTTAAAAGTACGATTGAAGGCAGTGGCGATACGCTATGGGACTGGAATATTCAATCAGGTGAGATTGTTCGGATCAACGACAAATACGGCATGAACTCTGCGAAGCCTGGAAGCGTCATCCCCAACCAGCATAGGATCCACCCACAAGACCTATTAATCGTTGAAAAGCTGATGAAACAGCACTTCGCAGAAAAGACACCATTCTTTGAAGCAAGCTATCGTATTAAAGATGAATTAGGCCAGTATCACTGGGTGTTAGACCGAGGCAAAATTATCGAGAAAGATGCTAACCTCAATCCCTTAAGAATGACTGGTACGGTTCGCGATATCAGCCACTTTAAGAGCACCGAGGAAAGGCTAAACCTGTTTGCAAAATGTGTTGAATCACTTACTGACGCGATCGCAATTTATGACCGACACTATAATTTGGTCGACCTAAATCCGAGCTACCTTAAATTATTTGGTGGTCAACGAGAACATTATCTAAATAAACATTTTAGCTTACCAGGCTATGACAATAAGTTTGTTGCTCAGGTAAAGGCTCAGCTTAAACAAACAGAGCATTGGCAAGAAGAGCTCAAACTTCGTAATGCGGCAGACGTACTCTTACCAATCGAAATTACGATTGATGAAATTAAAAATAACCACGGTCAGATCAGTAACTATGTGGTTGTTTACTCTGATTTAACCGAGCGTAAAAAAGCAGAGTCTCAACTCCACAATTTATCTAATCGCGATCGTACGACAGGTCTTCCCAATCGCAATCTGTTCTTTACCAATTTACAAAAGTTGTCATTACAAGGGACGCACCATGCTCTACTTGTCTTTGACTTAGATAACTTTAAAAAGATCAACGATTCGCTAGGCCACCAGTTAGGTGATACGCTACTTGCGAAACTGGCAATGCGGCTAAATAAACTTGCTCGCCAACAAGATACCTTCTACCGACTAGGTGGTGACGAATTTGCACTGGTGATTTCAGGCACCAATGATATTCACACTATTACACGTACAGCAAAACAATTTCTAGCGGCGATTGCGACACCTTTTAAAATTGCTAATCACGAGTTAGTGATCACCTCTTCTGTTGGAATTGTACTGTGCCCTGAAGATGGTAAGTCTCCTGAAAGTCTGCTGAAAAATGCAGATACGGCTATGTATCATGCTAAACAAAAGGGTAACCATTATTTATTCTTTAATGATTCCATGAACGAGCAAGCGGTTAAGCGTCTGCAAATTGAAAACCTGATGCGTTATGGTCTGAAAGAAGATCACTTTGTTGTCTACTATCAGCCAAAAATGAATATTAAAACCGGCGAGCTGGTTGGCATGGAAGCGCTAGTCCGTTTCATTACCCCAAAAAAGGGGGTGATAAGTCCTGGTGTATTCATCCCTATCGCAGAAGAAACCGGACAGATCATCGAAATTGGTGAAGTCGTTTTAGACAAAGCATGCCGTGATGTGAAGCGCTGGATTGATAAAGGACTGTTCAATGGCAGAGTTGCGGTTAATTTATCAGCAAAACAGTTTAGCTTGCCGGATCTCACCACTCGTATCGACATTATCTTGCAAAAAAATCAACTTCCTTCTTATTTTCTTGAGTTAGAAATCACAGAAGGAACGGTGATGGACGATCCAAAAGAAGCAATTTCGATAATGCGCTCACTTAGTGCTAGAGGGATACACTTAGCCATGGACGACTTTGGTACTGGCTATTCGTCACTGGCTTATCTCAAGCAATTTCCGCTGAATACACTCAAGGTCGATAAGGCATTTATCGATGATATGGGTAACGAGCGCGGTAGAAACATGGTGGACTCTATTGTCACTATCGCGCATAACTTGGATCTTCACGTTGTTGCTGAAGGGGTTGAAAATGAAGAACAACTCAATATTTTAGAGCAGCTAAACTGCCAAACAGTTCAGGGCTATTACTATTCAAAACCGCTTTCAAGCAGGGAATTTGAACAATTTTTAAAGCAACACACCCCGAGTGAAAAGCCAAACCTACAGCTCGTGCAATAGCCCTATTTCACTTGGCCTAACCACTTTACGCTTTCCAACTAACTAAATTTGCGCAGCGACGCATCCACGCTCTGCGATAGTGCACTCGAAACAGAATTAACGCCGCGGGGCCTGTTACTACGGCCAAACTTAACCAGCGTTTTCTTGGCATTCCAGTCCATAGAGTTTGAATATACATTACCATCGCACATAAAACTGAAATTATTCCAAAAGCCACTGATACTCCTCAGTTTTTTTAATTCAATAAGAAAACTAAAACATTCTTTATTAGGAAAGAAACATCACATTTCGATACTATTTACTAATGCGGCCGATGAGTCTACACAACGTTTAATATTTAATCAATGAAGAAATTATTGTTGCATATTTTTGTATTATTTAATTTAATAGCGGACTGTTTAGAGGTATAGCATTGCACAAGGGATGTTATGCCGTAACTTTTCCTAATTTGGGAAACAGAGACAAGTGGGAAATTTTTTACGGTCAACTGGCAATGATTTCCTAGCTTAGTCCACCTAGGTTATGAGTGTATTTTTAGCATAATTTGTGAAGCCAACTTAGTCCTTAACTGGAAATTAAAAGTTAGCTTTTCTAATATTGTAGACGACTGAAATTTTAGTGCTTTTACACACTGTACTTATTTTAATCGTCAACTGTGAGTTAAACCGATATAAAACGGTCAGTTATTCAATAATTGTCTGCGTTATAACGCCATAGTATAGACTTTCTGATAGTTTTTACTGATAGACGATTACAGTATTATCACAAGAGCTGCTAAACTTACTCTCATGTAGTATTAACTGTTACTTCAAGGACACGGGCTATGGATCAGAAAAGCGTACATGAATATTTGCAGGCCAAGCCTGCAACCTTTATCACTAAGCCTTTTGCGCAAGACGTAGATGTGTACAAAGTTCAGCATAAAATGTTTGCAACTCTAACTGAGGGGAAGGAGGGGCAAGTAGATGAAAATGGTGAACCTGTTTGGTGGTTAAATGTAAAATGCGACCCTGACGAAGCATTATTGCTTAGAGACAAGTATTCGTCTGTTGTGCCTGGTTATCACATGAATAAGCGTCTTTGGAACACCGTCATCTTAGATGGCACTATTCCAGAAGACGAAATAAAGAAAATGATCGATGATTCTTATCAAATCGTCGTAGATAACCTACCGACCGCACAACGTGAAGAACTTGCTAGCAAAGTCACGCAACGTTAATTAAAACGGCATTTAGATAGATCTAAATGCCGTTTTACCTTTCTATATCCTCATCCTCGCATTTAATCTCTATCTTTAATGTCGATCAACTTGTCTTCAAATCACTCTGGTATTATACAAAAAGAATAACCAAGCGATAATAGAGTGGCGACATGACGAAAAGGATAGCAGTACTGACAAGTGGCGGCGATGCGCCGGGTATGAACTCAGCGATTAGGGCTATCACGTTAAGTGCCCTGAGGTCTGGATTTCAGTGCTTAGGCTTTTTTCATGGTTACAATGGTCTAATTAATCAAGAGTACACCGAGCTAAGTGCGGTTTCCGTCACCGATATCACCCAACTTGGTGGCACAATTCTAAAAAGTGCCCGCTGCCCTGCGATGCTAGAACCCTCAGGCGTACTTCAAGCCGCAAACGCCCTGAGAAAGATCCATATTGACGTACTTATCGTGATTGGTGGTGACGGCTCGTTTAGGGGAATGCAGGCGCTAGCAGCTCAGTGGCAAGGTCAGCTAATTGGTATTCCCGGTACTATAGATAACGACCTTTCGGGGTGTGACAACACCATTGGTTTTTCCACAGCCATCAATACTGCCACCTCCGCAATAGATAAAATCCGCGATACCGCAAATGCCTTTGAACGAGTTTTTATCACCGAGGTGATGGGTCGTCATAACGGGCATATAGCTTACCATGTGGGCATTGCGACAGGTGCTGAGGCTATCATTTCATTTGAAAACTGCATGGCAGAGAATACCTCTCAGGTCTTAGCTCATCTCAAAAATGCCATAGAGCAGCAACATAAGCACGGCAGCTTTTTGATTATACTGGCCGAAAATCTATGGCCTGGCGGCGCTCAAGCGCTTAAAACAGAGTTAAATAGCAATGCCGATATCAATTGCGCACTTTGCGTGTTAGGGCATATTCAACGAGGTGGGGCACCATCTGTTGAAGATCGAATGCTCGCCACGGAATTAGGGATAGCGGCCGTGGAAGTGATTAATGGTAGCATCAAAGCAAACAATGATGTTGCGACGCCTGTTATGGTAGGAAAAATACATGGTGCAATTGTAATTACTGAAGTCGAGAAAGTGCTGAATATGGATAAACCAGTATCACAGGAATGGGTGCAACGATATCAGCACTACCTCGCCGAGCAATAAATACTGTGAGAGTGAAGCACATATTTATTATTCACTCTCACTACACCTTGTGTAAGCGCTAGCCAAACACGCTAAAAGCAGATTCGTTAAGCCACAGGTGACATAAAATACTCGCGATATAACCAAGCAAGATCACGGGTGCCCATTTTAAGTGCCCCATAAAAGTATAATAGCCTCTAGCTTGTCCCATGAGCGCTACACCTGCCGCCGAGCCAATAGAAAGCAAACTCCCTCCTACCCCAGCCGTAAGCGTGATCAACAACCAATGGCCATGTGACATTTCAGGTTGCATCGACAGCACCGCAAACATCACAGGAATGTTATCGATGACCGCGGAAATAATCCCTAAGAATACGTTGGCATACGTTGCAGACCATTCACCATATAATATCTCTGACATTAAATTTAAATAACCGAGAAACCCAAGACCTCCAACACACATAACGATACCGTAAAAGAATAATAAGGTATCCCACTCAGCGCGTGAAACTTTGCTAAAGACATCGAATGGCACAACACTTCCTAGCTTCTCGAGACGCTCTTGATCTCCTTCTCTTTCCGCCATCGCTCGCTTTCGTGCTAATGACCCCGGTAATGTCATTCTTAGAAAGTAACCAAAAAACTGTAGGTAACCGAGGCCCATCATCATGCCAAGGACCGGTGGTAAATGCAGCAAACTATGTGAGAGCACAGCGGTTGCGACCGTCAGTAGGAATAAAGTTAAAATTCTTAAAGCGCCGCGTTTAAGCTCTACTCTTTCGTAAACTGCACTCGGCTTTCTATCCGCCACAAAATAGCTCATTACGAGTGCTGGTATGATGTAATTGACCAGTGAGGGAACAAATAGCGCTAAGAATTCGCTGAAATGCACCATACCGGCTTGCCATACCATCAAAGTGGTAATGTCACCAAAAGGACTAAATGCACCGCCGGCATTAGCTGCTATCACGATATTGATACAGCTTAAATTGATAAACTCTTTGTCACCTTCAGCGACCTTCATCACCACGGCACACATTAGCAACGCCGTTGTTAGGTTGTCTGCAATTGGAGAAATAAAAAAGGATAAGAACCCAGTGATCCAAAATAGATTTTTATAGCTAAAACCCTTTTGGATCATCCACGCTCGTAGTGCATCAAAAAGGCGGCGCTCCTCTAGCGCGTTGATATAAGTCATCGC
This portion of the Pseudoalteromonas sp. GCY genome encodes:
- the sixA gene encoding phosphohistidine phosphatase SixA produces the protein MKTILIMRHGEAEPMQADDASRNLTEHGLKQAKDMGLWLKQYFEIDAALISPFTRAQQTAEQVLALQTPKFVETCSDIVPSGSAHTAIDYLETLISMYPTHQTWILVAHMPIVSYLVDRLCPDTMPIFSTAAVAIIEYNEQTGRAEFTSMQLP
- a CDS encoding HAD family hydrolase, with translation MRFQAVLFDFDGTLVDSEALHYQSWMKVLAPYLVTYTEHDFCDEFSGVPTLKTAHILKERHQLAPSARDLCDEKNVVFVATAAEVLPKLMHFAKQVVELTSARCPIALVTGSSKAEALPVLQHYRLLELFSVIVCKDDVEQPKPHPEPYRKALAALNIAPHEAVAIEDTCTGLTSAKEAGLTAVVVPNMHSNKQDLSLADHSFTDLEAVFNWLCPER
- a CDS encoding TonB-dependent receptor; protein product: MKAMKRSTLATLINATLFSAVAGTSFSALAEEEQAKKNQLEVIQITARKRVENAQEVPVSVSALQGDNLNAYSSAGMDIRFMNAKIPSLSVESSFGRTFPRFYVRGLGNTDFDLNASQPVSLVVDEVVQENPILKGFPVFDIARIEVLRGPQGTLFGRNTPAGLVKFDTVRPSQEFDGYAAVSYGSRGAVDFEGAVGGSVTDRVSTRISALWQEQEDYIDVKAPGFEKEDSLGGYSEQAVRVQFLYEGDDFNGLLNYHYRDLDGRPIAFRANLIEKGTNNINPLYDNDVVYHDAASRSTQQVETQGLSLKLEWDLSEHTITSITAWESAEIYSRADVDGGYGPNSAGVSGPGLIIFTSETADVIPEHNQYTQELRLSSNFSGDYNYQVGLFLFEEDLMIESYSFDTNGYDAAYAQYGVQNGYAYQDQDTSAWAVFGSFDYTVSDDLKVTAGLRYSDDEKEFYAQRTKNPTPWNGSPDVLDGTANPSDSHVSWDLSATYKLTDDVNLFGRVANGFRAPSVQGRILFGDEVTVAKSETTNSIEAGIKSDVLDGQGRVNATVFYYQMDDQQLTAVGGGSNFNRLVNADKTTGYGFELDTEWVLTDELNATFNLSYNKTELEDNNLAVAVCAQCTVTDPTYIIEGANGPEARAILDGNSLPHAPEWIANATLRYTKELENGEFFVYGDMSYRSEIDFFLYKSVEFEGEALFETGLRAGYMWSEGDNEYEVSAFVRNLFDEQVVIGGVDFNNNTGMLNEARFIGAEFKVKFF
- a CDS encoding insulinase family protein — encoded protein: MKLSNNDSRQYQLLTLDNGLRVLLINDDSTAKCAVSLTVNVGHFDDPETRQGMAHFLEHMLFLGTAEHPDSGGFSQFISQYGGQSNAWTGTEHSSYYFDCDAEQLDEALERFSQFFVSPLLSESDTEKEREAIDAEFKMKIKDDGRRIYQVHKETINPQHPFAKFSVGTRDTLADRNGNIASELRAFFNQYYQAQWMTLVIAAPQPLATLATFCSPFTKIVGSKAQKPAIQAPMYREQDLQLELQIKPRKHMQKLIVSFAMPNPTDLYRHKSVSFLAHLLGYEGKGSLYSILKSQGWINALSAGGGITGSNFRDFNISFALTDEGIEYYEDIVEMLFEYIALIKQNTAALPRLYQDKSTLLDIAFDNQEVGRMLDWVNSISVNMHHYEEEDFLYGDYRMDGFSQEQHEKLLMHLCPTNMRLVLIHPNVEVNKKAKWYNTPYSVSPIAKDWIESLYNVHMPLPQMSLPLINPYLSAKNPLHDVESEQDTPIRLADQPGFEFWFKQDLTFRVTKGHFYLEIDSAPSVTCHKHMALSRLFADLFMDAVAERFYSAELAGLSYHINSHQGGLTLHTAGLTGNQITLVLELVEALLNQPIHAARFAEYKKQLIRHWKNHNKNKPVSELFSRLGAHLMPWNPSPEDLASALKSASFNEFQLFRKQFFSAIHVKAFMHGNWQLKHAEKLKTSVHGLFSSSEILEDLKRPLNELTKLTEQHIEREGSDYAFIEYFQSRTDSVKEKVTMMAINNLINQDYFEQLRTKEQLGYLVGAGYAPFNTRAGIAFYIQSPNFDSEHLLARHNQFLKHFSKQLHQLDEVSWQRSKESLLLHISEQDKNLRLRAQRLWISITNDFHQFDMQQRLIQALADLELEDILTYIDKMLEPNAPRLILKCN